In Populus trichocarpa isolate Nisqually-1 chromosome 16, P.trichocarpa_v4.1, whole genome shotgun sequence, a genomic segment contains:
- the LOC7466066 gene encoding uncharacterized protein LOC7466066, whose amino-acid sequence MGSGSLLWNLTKKYLTVGVIGLTITDRYASVVPVRGGSMSPTFNPRTNTVLGSLDDRVLIEKFCLAKYKFSHGDVVVFRSPSDHKQKLIKRIIGLPGDWMGTPQNDVVKIPEGHCWVEGDNPASSMDSRSFGPIPLGLVQGRATTIVWPPQRICQVERRILQDRFSPSA is encoded by the exons ATGGGAAGTGGGAGTTTATTGTGGAATTTGACAAAGAAATATTTAACAGTTGGGGTCATAGGGCTAACAATTACAGACCGATATGCTAGTGTTGTTCCGGTACGAGGTGGCTCTATGTCTCCTACGTTTAATCCTAGGACCAATACAGTTTTGGGGTCATTAG ATGACCGTGTTTTGATCGAGAAGTTTTGCCTTGCAAAGTACAAATTTTCGCATGGCGACGTGGTAGTTTTTCG CTCCCCAAGTGATCACAAGCAGAAACTCATTAAGAGAATTATTGGCTTACCTGGTGACTGGATGGGGACTCCTCAAAATGATGTGGTCAAGATTCCAGAAGGACACTGTTGGGTTGAGGGAGACAATCCAGCATCTAGCATGGATTCAAGAAGTTTTGGCCCA ATTCCTTTGGGTTTAGTTCAGGGAAGGGCTACGACCATTGTATGGCCTCCTCAAAGAATATGCCAGGTTGAGAGAAGAATCCTTCAAGACAGATTTTCCCCCTCCGCATGA
- the LOC7466068 gene encoding E3 ubiquitin-protein ligase AIRP2 isoform X1, whose product MRKSFKDSLKALEADIHFANTLASDYPREYDGACLQMRLSYSPAANFFLFLVQWTDCHLAGALGLLRILIYKAYEDGKTTMSIYERKASIREFYGVIFPSLLQLERGITDVEDRKQKEICAKYKKKDEMDKGKLSEIDLEREEECGICMEINSRVVLPKCNHAMCMKCYRDWRTRSQSCPFCRDSLKRVNSGDLWIYTNNNEIIDLSSITRQNLKRLFMYIDKLPLIVPEPMFVSYDPRYR is encoded by the exons atgAGGAAATCGTTTAAGGATTCTCTTAAAGCTCTTGAAGCTGATATTCACTTTGCCAATACTCT GGCTTCTGATTATCCTAGGGAATATGATGGTGCCTGCCTTCAAATGAGATTATCCTACAGCCCTGCTgccaacttctttctttttcttgtccAGTGGACTGATTGTCACCTAGCTGGTGCCTTGGGATTGCTTAGAATTCTTATATACAAG GCTTATGAGGATGGAAAGACAACCATGTCTATTTATGAAAGAAAGGCTAGCATAAGAGAGTTTTATG GGGTGATATTTCCTTCTTTATTGCAACTTGAAAGAGGAATCACTGATGTAGAAGACAGAAAGCAAAAAGAAATTTGTGCAAAGTACAAAAAGAAAGACGAAATGGACAAAGGAAAGCTCTCTGAAATTGatttagagagagaggaagaatgTGGTATTTGCATGGAGATTAATAGCAGAGTTGTATTGCCCAAGTGCAATCATGCAATGTGTATGAAGTGCTATCGAGATTG GCGTACGCGCTCTCAATCATGTCCTTTCTGTCGAGACAGTCTCAAGAGAGTCAACTCAGGTGACCTTTGGATCTACACCAACAACAATGAGATCATTGACTTGTCTTCAATCACTAGACAGAACTTGAAAAGACTGTTCATGTACATTGATAAGTTGCCACTCATTGTTCCTGAACCAATGTTTGTTTCTTACGACCCCCGTTACCGGTGA
- the LOC7466068 gene encoding E3 ubiquitin-protein ligase AIRP2 isoform X3, giving the protein MVINMASDYPREYDGACLQMRLSYSPAANFFLFLVQWTDCHLAGALGLLRILIYKAYEDGKTTMSIYERKASIREFYGVIFPSLLQLERGITDVEDRKQKEICAKYKKKDEMDKGKLSEIDLEREEECGICMEINSRVVLPKCNHAMCMKCYRDWRTRSQSCPFCRDSLKRVNSGDLWIYTNNNEIIDLSSITRQNLKRLFMYIDKLPLIVPEPMFVSYDPRYR; this is encoded by the exons ATGGTTATTAACAT GGCTTCTGATTATCCTAGGGAATATGATGGTGCCTGCCTTCAAATGAGATTATCCTACAGCCCTGCTgccaacttctttctttttcttgtccAGTGGACTGATTGTCACCTAGCTGGTGCCTTGGGATTGCTTAGAATTCTTATATACAAG GCTTATGAGGATGGAAAGACAACCATGTCTATTTATGAAAGAAAGGCTAGCATAAGAGAGTTTTATG GGGTGATATTTCCTTCTTTATTGCAACTTGAAAGAGGAATCACTGATGTAGAAGACAGAAAGCAAAAAGAAATTTGTGCAAAGTACAAAAAGAAAGACGAAATGGACAAAGGAAAGCTCTCTGAAATTGatttagagagagaggaagaatgTGGTATTTGCATGGAGATTAATAGCAGAGTTGTATTGCCCAAGTGCAATCATGCAATGTGTATGAAGTGCTATCGAGATTG GCGTACGCGCTCTCAATCATGTCCTTTCTGTCGAGACAGTCTCAAGAGAGTCAACTCAGGTGACCTTTGGATCTACACCAACAACAATGAGATCATTGACTTGTCTTCAATCACTAGACAGAACTTGAAAAGACTGTTCATGTACATTGATAAGTTGCCACTCATTGTTCCTGAACCAATGTTTGTTTCTTACGACCCCCGTTACCGGTGA
- the LOC7466068 gene encoding E3 ubiquitin-protein ligase AIRP2 isoform X4 has product MRLSYSPAANFFLFLVQWTDCHLAGALGLLRILIYKAYEDGKTTMSIYERKASIREFYGVIFPSLLQLERGITDVEDRKQKEICAKYKKKDEMDKGKLSEIDLEREEECGICMEINSRVVLPKCNHAMCMKCYRDWRTRSQSCPFCRDSLKRVNSGDLWIYTNNNEIIDLSSITRQNLKRLFMYIDKLPLIVPEPMFVSYDPRYR; this is encoded by the exons ATGAGATTATCCTACAGCCCTGCTgccaacttctttctttttcttgtccAGTGGACTGATTGTCACCTAGCTGGTGCCTTGGGATTGCTTAGAATTCTTATATACAAG GCTTATGAGGATGGAAAGACAACCATGTCTATTTATGAAAGAAAGGCTAGCATAAGAGAGTTTTATG GGGTGATATTTCCTTCTTTATTGCAACTTGAAAGAGGAATCACTGATGTAGAAGACAGAAAGCAAAAAGAAATTTGTGCAAAGTACAAAAAGAAAGACGAAATGGACAAAGGAAAGCTCTCTGAAATTGatttagagagagaggaagaatgTGGTATTTGCATGGAGATTAATAGCAGAGTTGTATTGCCCAAGTGCAATCATGCAATGTGTATGAAGTGCTATCGAGATTG GCGTACGCGCTCTCAATCATGTCCTTTCTGTCGAGACAGTCTCAAGAGAGTCAACTCAGGTGACCTTTGGATCTACACCAACAACAATGAGATCATTGACTTGTCTTCAATCACTAGACAGAACTTGAAAAGACTGTTCATGTACATTGATAAGTTGCCACTCATTGTTCCTGAACCAATGTTTGTTTCTTACGACCCCCGTTACCGGTGA
- the LOC7466068 gene encoding E3 ubiquitin-protein ligase AIRP2 isoform X2 encodes MTCLFVSVRASDYPREYDGACLQMRLSYSPAANFFLFLVQWTDCHLAGALGLLRILIYKAYEDGKTTMSIYERKASIREFYGVIFPSLLQLERGITDVEDRKQKEICAKYKKKDEMDKGKLSEIDLEREEECGICMEINSRVVLPKCNHAMCMKCYRDWRTRSQSCPFCRDSLKRVNSGDLWIYTNNNEIIDLSSITRQNLKRLFMYIDKLPLIVPEPMFVSYDPRYR; translated from the exons atgaCGTGTTTGTTCGTGTCTGtcag GGCTTCTGATTATCCTAGGGAATATGATGGTGCCTGCCTTCAAATGAGATTATCCTACAGCCCTGCTgccaacttctttctttttcttgtccAGTGGACTGATTGTCACCTAGCTGGTGCCTTGGGATTGCTTAGAATTCTTATATACAAG GCTTATGAGGATGGAAAGACAACCATGTCTATTTATGAAAGAAAGGCTAGCATAAGAGAGTTTTATG GGGTGATATTTCCTTCTTTATTGCAACTTGAAAGAGGAATCACTGATGTAGAAGACAGAAAGCAAAAAGAAATTTGTGCAAAGTACAAAAAGAAAGACGAAATGGACAAAGGAAAGCTCTCTGAAATTGatttagagagagaggaagaatgTGGTATTTGCATGGAGATTAATAGCAGAGTTGTATTGCCCAAGTGCAATCATGCAATGTGTATGAAGTGCTATCGAGATTG GCGTACGCGCTCTCAATCATGTCCTTTCTGTCGAGACAGTCTCAAGAGAGTCAACTCAGGTGACCTTTGGATCTACACCAACAACAATGAGATCATTGACTTGTCTTCAATCACTAGACAGAACTTGAAAAGACTGTTCATGTACATTGATAAGTTGCCACTCATTGTTCCTGAACCAATGTTTGTTTCTTACGACCCCCGTTACCGGTGA
- the LOC7466067 gene encoding chlorophyll a-b binding protein CP29.2, chloroplastic, translated as MAATTAAAATSSFIGTRVPDVYSNAGRIQARFGFGKKAPKKSIKTIPDRPLWYPGAKAPEYLDGSLVGDYGFDPFGLGRPAEYLQFELDSLDQNLAKNLAGDIIGTRTEVSDVKSTPFQPYSEVFGLQRFRECELIHGRWAMLATLGALSVEWLTGVTWQDAGKVELVEGSSYLGQPLPFSITTLILIEVLVIGYIEFQRNAELDPEKRLYPGGNFFDPLGLAADPEKKATLQLAEIKHARLAMVAFLGFAVQAWVTGKGPLNNWATHLSDPLHTTIIDTLSS; from the exons ATGGCTGCCACCACAGCTGCTGCCGCTACATCCTCCTTTATTGGAACACGTGTGCCCGACGTCTATTCAAACGCGGGTAGGATCCAAGCCAGGTTCGGATTTGGCAAGAAAGCACCCAAGAAATCTATTAAGACCATTCCAGACCGCCCACTTTGGTATCCAGGAGCCAAGGCACCTGAGTACCTAGATGGCAGTTTGGTTGGTGATTACGGGTTTGACCCATTTGGGTTGGGCAGACCAGCTGAGTACTTGCAGTTCGAGCTTGACTCTTTGGATCAAAACTTGGCTAAGAATCTGGCTGGAGATATTATTGGGACCCGTACTGAGGTTTCTGATGTGAAGTCAACTCCGTTCCAGCCTTACAGTGAGGTTTTCGGGTTGCAAAGGTTCAGGGAGTGTGAGCTCATTCATGGAAGGTGGGCTATGTTGGCTACTCTCGGTGCTCTCTCAGTCGAGTGGCTCACTGGAGTTACCTGGCAAGATGCTGGAAAG GTGGAATTAGTTGAAGGATCATCATACCTTGGTCAGCCACTACCATTTTCCATTACAACATTGATCTTGATTGAGGTTTTGGTGATTGGATACATTGAATTCCAAAGGAACGCAGAGCTTGACCCAGAGAAAAGGCTCTACCCAGGAGGCAATTTCTTTGATCCTCTTGGCTTAGCTGCTGACCCAGAAAAGAAGGCTACCCTTCAATTGGCAGAGATCAAGCACGCTCGCCTTGCCATGGTTGCCTTCCTTGGCTTTGCAGTTCAAGCTTGGGTTACAGGAAAAGGCCCCCTCAACAACTGGGCTACTCACTTGAGTGATCCTCTCCACACGACCATTATTGACACCTTATCCTCATAA
- the LOC7466065 gene encoding protein yippee-like At3g11230 gives MGRLFLVDLEGRSYSCKHCRTPLALKDDIISKYFCSRNRRAYLFYNVENVTFGPREDRMMITGKHTVADIYCVVCGSILGWKYIHAYVKAHKYKEGWFVIERCKVLNPAGTPYEAIQEAQVGHQAPNGQETWMAQEAQAGGGIDVDNA, from the exons atggggAGGCTATTTCTGGTGGATCTTGAAGGACGCTCTTATAGCTGCAAGCACTGCCGCACTCCTCTTGCTCTCAAAGACGACATCATCTCTAag TATTTCTGCTCCAGGAATAGAAGGGCATATCTTTTCTATAACGT TGAGAATGTCACCTTTGGACCGAGAGAAGATCGAATGATGATAACTGGAAAGCACACTGTGGCTGACATATACTGTGTTGTTTGTGGATCAATTCTGGGGTGGAAATAT ATACATGCATATGTGAAGGCTCATAAGTACAAGGAAGGTTGGTTTGTCATTGAAAG GTGTAAGGTGTTGAATCCTGCCGGAACTCCCTATGAGGCCATTCAAGAAGCTCAGGTTGGTCACCAAGCTCCGAATGGTCAAGAAACTTGGATGGCCCAAGAAGCTCAGGCTGGTGGAGGAATTGATGTTGATAATGCTTGA